A single region of the Triticum dicoccoides isolate Atlit2015 ecotype Zavitan chromosome 2B, WEW_v2.0, whole genome shotgun sequence genome encodes:
- the LOC119361752 gene encoding probable E3 ubiquitin-protein ligase HIP1 has translation MQHNRVTMLSSSETRHLGSSSNNQAIDQQNPAVDEHNLLPDALESDNYPHYVLNSHEAGMPSGSMIGQQNTSLSLWDSPGSSSTGFLGDHDSLLQAKREHFAPALSIGGPLIIEGRRRESSSSLPSHNLNIDLNINQADQFETGNVDMVQSNGHSGMNTYPLNRGLSTTENVLRREISPGAIRSSLHSANLFDGAAGQETGGSSSHTVNHFRSAIKRKNVAGSLGESSANGSSRNHRQNNDMLLPSLSSHESTANLNMTSVNYGFSYPPMEQLDQNTDTSEDDIFSDPYTLSGHLHENQRFLRNTRMRISANEYEQSLTNLLPEESFRCSAHQPARQQSSFTPVQPRGVSSSASSQNRPHVPAVAQFSQSLQRHPSNGNFGSSVGSSADTINPTPASQDPGSSLARSNLPEPFMLGPSLFTTDSTNLLSAPGSRSNQQNPGSSSTLRAAANVGTQQVLGLNSSQSSSAARGSADVPRRASLAASVSHSRSPSIALQHRGHSSSSHEIRNHQPGSSARASLQHYSRAVPPSIDRQNPGYLDLQSFMQSIAASREGSRTVSELRNVVEQIRQGRSAARLEDFLVDRQLIRRASLVDRHREMRLDVDNMSYEELLALGERIGHVSTGLSEEKIMSGLKQWKYLHIPLEEPATVVEPCCICQEDYADGEDMGRVECGHYFHTACIKQWLVIKNTCPICKKAALGT, from the exons ATGCAACATAATAGGGTCACTATGCTGTCTTCCTCGGAAACACGCCACCTTGGTTCTAGTTCCAACAACCAGGCTATTGATCAGCAGAACCCTGCTGTTGATGAGCATAATCTACTTCCTGATGCCCTAGAGAGTGACAACTACCCACACTATGTTCTCAATAGTCATGAGGCAGGAATGCCAAGTGGAAGCATGATTGGTCAGCAAAATACAAGCTTGAGTTTATGGGATTCACCTGGGTCTAGCTCCACGGGCTTCCTAGGCGATCACGATAGCCTTTTACAGGCCAAAAGGGAACATTTTGCACCTGCTTTGTCTATAGGCGGCCCTTTAATCATCGAAGGGAGAAGACGAGAAAGCAGTAGTTCATTGCCTTCACACAACTTAAACATAGACCTAAACATTAATCAGGCTGATCAATTTGAGACCGGGAATGTTGATATGGTTCAGAGTAATGGACACTCTGGAATGAATACTTATCCTCTGAACAGAGGTCTTTCGACCACTGAAAATGTTCTTCGCCGTGAAATTTCTCCTGGTGCTATAAGAAGTTCCTTGCATTCTGCAAACCTCTTTGATGGTGCAGCAGGCCAAGAAACCGGTGGAAGTTCTTCTCATACTGTGAACCATTTTCGGTCAGCTATCAAGAGAAAGAATGTTGCTGGAAGTCTCGGAGAGTCTTCTGCCAATGGGAGTTCACGCAATCATCGCCAAAACAATGACATGCTGCTACCTTCGCTGTCCAGTCATGAAAGTACTGCTAATTTAAATATGACCTCTGTAAACTATGGTTTTTCATACCCTCCCATGGAGCAGTTGGACCAGAATACTGATACCTCAGAAGATGACATTTTTTCTGACCCTTATACACTATCTGGTCATCTGCATGAAAATCAAAGATTCCTGAGAAATACCCGGATGAGAATAAGCGCCAATGAGTATGAGCAATCACTTACTAATCTGCTGCCTGAGGAAAGTTTCAGGTGTTCAGCTCATCAGCCTGCGCGGCAACAGTCTTCTTTTACGCCAGTGCAACCTAGAGGAGTGAGTTCTTCAGCAAGTTCCCAAAATCGGCCTCATGTACCTGCTGTTGCTCAATTCTCGCAAAGTCTGCAGCGACATCCATCAAATGGTAATTTTGGTTCAAGTGTAGGGAGTTCTGCTGATACAATAAATCCGACACCTGCTTCACAAGATCCTGGTAGCAGCCTGGCAAGAAGCAATCTCCCTGAGCCCTTTATGCTAGGTCCGTCGTTGTTTACTACTGATTCAACAAACTTGCTATCTGCACCCGGAAGCAGAAGTAACCAGCAAAATCCCGGCTCCAGCTCTACACTTcgagctgctgcaaatgtaggaacCCAACAGGTTCTTGGGTTGAATTCATCTCAGTCCAGTTCAGCCGCAAGAGGTTCAGCTGATGTACCCAGGAGAGCCTCACTTGCTGCTAGTGTTTCTCATTCCAGAAGTCCAAGCATTGCATTGCAGCACCGTGGGCATTCATCTTCATCACACGAGATTCGGAACCATCAACCAGGATCAAGCGCTCGTGCAAGTCTGCAACACTACTCCAGGGCAGTTCCTCCCTCTATTGATAGGCAAAACCCAGGTTACTTGGACCTTCAGTCTTTTATGCAGAGCATAGCTGCTTCAAGAGAAGGAAGCAGGACCGTCTCAGAG CTTCGTAATGTGGTTGAACAAATTCGTCAGGGGAGAAGTGCTGCTAGACTGGAG GATTTTCTTGTTGATCGTCAACTTATCAGGAGAGCCAGTTTGGTCGATAGGCATCGTGAAATGCGGCTTGATGTGGATAACATGTCATATGAG GAACTGTTGGCACTTGGTGAACGTATTGGGCATGTGAGTACTGGACTCAGTGAGGAGAAAATAATGAGTGGCTTGAAGCAGTGGAAGTATCTCCACATACCATTGGAAGAACCTGCAACAGTTGTTGAACCATGCTGTATTTGCCAG GAAGACTACGCCGATGGCGAGGACATGGGACGGGTGGAGTGCGGGCACTACTTCCACACGGCGTGCATCAAGCAATGGCTGGTGATCAAGAACACTTGCCCCATCTGTAAAAAGGCAGCGCTGGGCACCTAA